The following proteins are co-located in the Myroides profundi genome:
- a CDS encoding DUF6266 family protein → MAEIKDGILGGVHGTVGTVVGFMWRGRYFIRSKPRKSHKLATEAQVLQRSKLGVVSSFVSKFKNFVNEHYPQAVLNNKMATGKEQLISMLMKEGIVKVEGEPCIDIAKVLVSMGPLPPAVIKKINQLKTGRIKVQWDNSITNVLTKDTDRLSIVAYSESLDVVTEIRSIAKREDRYIHFDLPKEWKEGKVHFWSVWKSADDKVISTSAYHGITQLGEHTEQLTEEGEQSIEVKEEVVVNEKLIAEQEKVIKSSVSTKRVDVKEKEPLDIEPHKEPEKVVLTENRPKKKWAPPGFYGSEKSRDKEVAPLDENTGEEPRSILEAMPPSQNSD, encoded by the coding sequence ATGGCTGAGATAAAAGATGGAATATTAGGAGGTGTACATGGTACAGTGGGCACGGTAGTAGGATTTATGTGGAGAGGACGTTATTTTATACGTTCTAAGCCTCGTAAGTCACATAAACTAGCGACAGAGGCTCAAGTACTCCAACGAAGTAAATTAGGGGTTGTATCTAGCTTTGTGAGTAAGTTTAAAAACTTCGTAAATGAGCATTACCCACAGGCTGTACTGAATAATAAAATGGCGACAGGAAAAGAGCAACTAATCTCTATGCTGATGAAAGAAGGAATCGTTAAGGTAGAAGGCGAACCGTGTATTGATATTGCGAAGGTATTAGTCTCGATGGGGCCACTACCACCAGCAGTCATAAAGAAAATAAATCAACTGAAGACAGGACGCATAAAGGTACAATGGGATAATAGTATCACGAATGTATTGACTAAAGATACGGATAGATTATCTATCGTAGCCTATAGCGAATCGTTAGATGTGGTGACAGAGATAAGATCAATCGCGAAGAGGGAGGATAGGTATATTCACTTTGATCTACCTAAGGAGTGGAAAGAAGGGAAGGTTCATTTCTGGAGTGTGTGGAAATCAGCAGATGATAAAGTGATCAGCACAAGTGCCTACCACGGGATAACACAGTTAGGAGAGCATACTGAGCAACTCACTGAAGAAGGGGAGCAAAGCATAGAGGTGAAAGAAGAGGTGGTTGTGAATGAAAAATTAATAGCTGAGCAAGAGAAGGTGATAAAGTCAAGTGTGTCTACTAAAAGAGTAGATGTAAAAGAGAAGGAACCACTAGATATAGAACCACATAAAGAGCCTGAGAAAGTAGTGCTCACAGAGAATAGACCTAAGAAGAAGTGGGCTCCACCTGGCTTCTATGGAAGTGAGAAGAGCAGGGATAAGGAAGTAGCACCTCTAGATGAAAACACAGGAGAAGAACCTCGGTCTATACTAGAAGCGATGCCTCCTTCACAGAATTCTGATTAA